In Devosia sp. 1566, a single genomic region encodes these proteins:
- a CDS encoding XRE family transcriptional regulator, with product MRAPIGFRISNRRKSLKISQAALARSLGISPSYLNLIENNKRDIGGALLNRVAAQLQIDIDELAGRTEQKLLQELEEAHADPLLESLPFRPDERRELVAQYPASATALARLHRAYATAQSNADAYADRLRSDPLLGELLHQILSGITAVRSSAEILEDVGDLDESERRQFLAAISREARTLSEVARNLIGQFETASESRRSGSPAREIDDLIIEQHNHFPLLEEAAEHLRAQLERAGSFGPATLTTLLATHFGIEVTAGGPPPEPGFPGQYSFDATTRRMWFAGASTLATRQFQLARLYGELAAPDAIALTLQNALLSTPTARRLAARAAGSYLAGAIVFPYGQMLQRAESCAYDLDHLRQSFNASYEQVAHRLVTLRRPGQEGIPFGFLRSDPAGRLTKHFPLPGLLLPNSGHACPLWAIYGAFRTPEALLRQVVRFSDGSRYLFLARTVQRRAGSFREQPAISSVMLACDVLHADRTIYGAGLDLSNPAADIPVGPACRLCTRRDCASRQEEPLAPGGSTAPDRAPLLPHQFGLGDPA from the coding sequence ATGCGGGCGCCGATCGGGTTTCGCATCAGCAACCGGCGGAAATCGCTCAAGATTTCGCAGGCAGCCCTGGCCCGCAGCCTTGGTATTTCGCCGAGCTATTTGAACCTCATCGAAAACAACAAGCGCGACATCGGCGGGGCGCTGCTGAACCGCGTCGCAGCCCAGTTGCAGATCGATATCGATGAACTCGCCGGGCGCACCGAGCAAAAGCTGCTCCAGGAGCTCGAGGAAGCCCATGCTGACCCCTTGCTTGAGTCGCTGCCGTTCCGGCCCGACGAGCGGCGTGAACTCGTCGCCCAATATCCCGCCAGCGCCACCGCTCTCGCGCGGCTGCATCGCGCCTATGCCACCGCCCAGTCCAATGCCGATGCCTATGCCGATCGGCTGCGCTCGGACCCGCTGTTGGGCGAATTGCTTCACCAGATCCTATCGGGCATCACCGCCGTGCGCTCCAGCGCCGAAATCCTTGAAGATGTTGGAGACCTCGACGAGTCAGAGCGCCGCCAGTTCCTTGCCGCCATTAGCCGGGAAGCGCGCACCCTTTCGGAGGTCGCGCGCAACCTCATCGGCCAGTTCGAAACCGCGAGCGAAAGCCGGCGCAGCGGCTCGCCGGCGCGTGAAATCGACGATCTCATTATCGAGCAGCACAACCATTTCCCGCTGCTCGAAGAGGCGGCCGAGCACTTGCGGGCCCAGCTCGAGCGCGCCGGCTCCTTTGGCCCCGCCACCCTGACGACCCTGCTCGCCACCCACTTCGGCATTGAGGTTACGGCTGGCGGCCCGCCCCCGGAGCCAGGCTTTCCCGGTCAATACAGCTTTGACGCCACAACGCGCCGGATGTGGTTTGCCGGCGCCTCCACCCTCGCCACCCGCCAGTTCCAGCTGGCCCGCCTGTATGGGGAGCTGGCCGCTCCCGATGCCATCGCGCTCACCCTGCAGAACGCGCTGCTATCCACCCCGACCGCCCGGCGCCTCGCCGCCCGCGCCGCCGGCTCCTACCTCGCCGGGGCCATCGTTTTCCCCTATGGGCAGATGCTGCAGCGCGCCGAAAGCTGCGCCTATGACCTCGATCACCTCCGCCAAAGCTTCAACGCCAGCTATGAGCAGGTCGCCCATCGCCTCGTAACCCTGCGCCGTCCGGGGCAGGAGGGGATCCCCTTCGGCTTCCTGCGCTCCGATCCGGCCGGGCGCCTCACCAAGCATTTCCCGTTGCCGGGCCTCCTGCTGCCCAACAGCGGCCATGCCTGCCCGCTTTGGGCCATTTATGGCGCCTTCCGGACCCCTGAGGCGCTGCTCCGCCAGGTCGTTCGCTTCTCCGATGGCTCCCGCTACCTGTTCCTTGCTCGCACGGTGCAGCGCCGCGCCGGTTCCTTTCGCGAACAACCCGCTATCTCCTCGGTGATGCTGGCATGCGACGTGCTGCATGCCGACCGCACGATCTATGGCGCCGGCCTCGATCTCTCCAATCCGGCCGCCGATATTCCCGTCGGCCCCGCCTGTCGCCTGTGCACCCGGCGCGACTGCGCCAGCCGGCAGGAAGAACCTCTCGCCCCCGGCGGCAGCACGGCTCCAGATCGCGCGCCCTTGCTGCCGCACCAGTTTGGCCTTGGCGATCCGGCGTGA
- a CDS encoding response regulator, whose product MTIDIVIAEDEPSILESLDFILRRAGWTISAVTDGDAALEAVRRLRPRILVLDVMLPKRSGFEVLKHIRANADTEHLPVLILTAKGQQQDRRIAAELGASDFVTKPYANAEVVGAVRQLLGEPGGPL is encoded by the coding sequence TTGACAATCGATATTGTCATTGCCGAGGATGAACCGAGCATTCTGGAATCGCTCGATTTCATTCTGCGGCGCGCCGGCTGGACCATCAGCGCCGTCACCGACGGCGATGCGGCGTTAGAGGCCGTGCGCCGCCTGCGCCCGCGCATCTTGGTGCTCGATGTCATGCTGCCCAAGCGCTCGGGCTTTGAGGTGCTCAAGCATATCCGCGCCAATGCCGATACCGAGCACCTGCCGGTGCTGATCCTGACCGCCAAGGGCCAGCAGCAGGACCGCCGCATTGCCGCCGAACTGGGCGCCAGTGATTTCGTCACCAAGCCCTATGCCAATGCCGAGGTGGTGGGCGCGGTCAGGCAATTGCTGGGCGAGCCCGGTGGACCGCTCTAG